A stretch of the Actinomyces faecalis genome encodes the following:
- a CDS encoding type I polyketide synthase: MTTRTARTTLTAPTAEEAYVSRDDQSASATSTSVADLLEAGEPYVLTFGGQATPWRATLTELTGTDRELVARLVGADEEVCHVLAPVATELLTISPRGLRVLDDEGAPVTPAPQRGGQGEEAATSVSGILLAQHAALLTLPGAGIDVTGRHRPVAAVGHSQGVLGVALLTALTGQRESEVTEVHALARLIGAAATRATRRQGLGPVGEATPMLSVRGVTRSVLEEVLGQVPGHEGLTLAVVNGRAAHIVSGRPDTLLLLVSALETAAARSAQARRQRRAGGAVLAPVTEFLATTVPFHSPFLAAAVDDVVTWAGACGLDTAVARDLATAVLTDTVDWPQVLRQALGTTTALGLRPRLVMDLGPGSVLARITSLAAAGTGVRVVPAGTARDLDSLDQEGACPPATVDRSRYAPRLTRLPDGRLTLDTAFTRLTGRSAVLLAGMTPTTVDPQIVAAAANAGYWAELAGGGQTTPAVLAANLEGLKEQLEPGRTAAFNAMFMDRYLWNLHLGSQRLLSKARAAGAPVDGVVVSAGVPELDEATALLERLREEGFTYVAFKPGTVEQIRSVLAIAEAAAPTPVIMQVEDGHAGGHHSWEDLDTMLLATYDDIRTHDNVVLCVGGGIGTPERAADYLTGQWALAYDTAPAPVDGVMVGTAAMTAREARTNPDVKQLLVDTPGTTVRAPGSSGADGGWVASGASLGGMTSGLSHLRADLYEIDNSSAAASRLIQQLAGDEAAMTERREELVQALARTAKPYFGDVEKMTYLDWAARYAELCVAPHPDRPASEQDWNDEGWYDRFLDLLHRVEARLAPADHGPVDTLFATASDVVDCDAALAALEQRYPQAATTVVSPVDAAWFPGLCRKHPKPVPFVPVLDADILRWWGTDSLWQSQDPRYSADQVRIIPGPVSVAGITSVDEPVSQILGRFEQAAVQVLQDRGVEARSAAARLGEGVGEQARPVADAAALVRHSPHVLWSGHLTVNPAQVLEEGTYTVVSRPDVAQDAYDLDIRLDTHWDDVPGGQDVHAVRHLVVPLRLAAAWDGAAPLVDPTRISQTMNALLRATAGVGSTSASGDRVTALPAVQAARPGARDARGEEVTQPFGVVADTFTLSATLGTDHAAVTGQALSTGKDQGLRPAPLVPDTLLGPCWPVVYAALGSVVEDGTPLIEGLLGAVHLDHTIDLRRSLEDLAAWAAPGSRVAVTGWVAALEESSAGRVVDVRLELRQAATDGGQGADQDNGTASPGRQGEVIALMRERFAIRGRAHGTSAPSQPAPAGGTGRRTARCARRLLRRVTVQAPSDMTAFARVSGDYNPIHTSYHAARVAGMQAPLVHGMWLSATAQHAVAATDVTGSGFVLEGWTYVMLGTVDLEDEVEISVERTGLVVGGGYVLEVTCRVDGDVVSRGTAVTAPEPTAYLYPGQGVQTAGMGLEEMNSSRAARQVWERADAFTRSELGFSVIALVRDNPVEMTARGVTYRHPEGLLNLTQFTQVALATVAMASTARLAEAGALVEDAAFAGHSLGEYTALAAYGHVMDVETTIAIVFQRGSTMHTLVERDAQGRSGYRMGALRPDQAGVTAGQVKDYVASVAASSGEFLQVVNENLAGAQYAVAGTVAGLEALAADSRARAEARGGRNPFMLVPGIDVPFHSEVLRPGVPAFRRRLLELVPHDLDYERLVGRYVPNLVARAFELSRDFVRCLLQVVPSQPAREVLEHWQDWQERPRELARLLLVELLAWQFASPVRWIETQDLLLRSRAQGGLGRRHLVEVGLAASPTLANLASRTLLLPEHAGRHVTVHNVRRDEARVLATDTDPAVSVEETTAPGDSAPTPQAEAHEAAPAPASAPVPQDRAAEPPAAPTDPAGHAVSGAGVADLSFGAADALTVLLAHSARIAPEQIGATDTTETLTNGVSSRRNQLLMDMGAELELASIDGAADADMPTLSQIVSKGAPGYKAFGPVLTEAVRSSLGRLMGPCGRRASYVGERLRTVWGLGEGWTAHTSAALMLGTREGVSVRGGELASLGTSGPAASSSEVDALIDAAVQQVAGVRGISVARVSSSASAGSVVDSAALDAFAATVTGEDGVLATTARTVLAALGLSEPVQVDDAAADEAEATRALVAAVDAELGPGWLSSVTPAFDARRAVLIDDWWASAREELARLGGGETSVEEARDRLAPERFSGLGPAVAEQAAWWREQARQAGDGERAELLEAVARAACEAPEEKKAWAHEVAVVTGVAPGSIAAAVVAGLLAGGACVVATASHLSHERLAFARQLYRDHAVAGARLWMVPANLASYRDVDALAHWIGHEQVVTSGGSSTVVKQALVPTLLLPFAAPRVSGTLADAGPAAESQTRVLLWSLERQIAALSAIGADTHVSSRLHVVLPGSPNRGTFGGDGAYGEAKSALDAVVNRWRTEKAWSGRVTLAHPRIGWVRGTGLMGGNDPLVEAVEAAGVRTWSTDEIAHELLALCTPRVCEQAGLEPVEADLTGGLGDGVDLVALREQAVVTTAQAAAGTSAPVTVPALPTLAVPVQPTAPQWGEVRASLEDMVVIVSTGEVSTWGTSRTRREAELGMGGEDDVELTAAGVLELAWGMGLLTYQDSPRAGWYDAEGEIVPEEEVYERYRDEVVARCGIRELVDDGLVAPDTEIDATVYLDRDITLTVADEATARSVQAADPAHTRVAPQEGTGEWTVTCLAGCLARVPRRATLSRRVGGQVPEGFDPSRWGIPATMVEGMDPVAAWNLVTAVEAFLSAGFSPAELLQAVHPSDVASTQGTGFGGMESMRKMFVGRLLDEDRPSDILQEALPNVVAAHVMQSYVGGYGSMVQPVSACATAAVSIEEAWDKIALGKAEVVVAGAIDDISVESVVGFGDMNATAQTEAMYAQGISARHFSRANDRRRGGFVEAEGGGTVILARATVAVELGLPVAGVVGFASSYADGAHTSIPAPGLGALAAGRGGKGSRLARALADLGVEADDIAVVSKHDTSTKANDPNESELHTRLARALGRTPGNPLVAVSQKSVTGHAKGGAALFQVTGLTEVLATGVAPGNASLDVVDPAMEADAFWVWPRTPMRLSGRGGVVRAGLVTSLGFGHVSGLIALVHPGAFEAALRQRGGQGAVQEWLDRANARLAAGARRRLAGMIGRVPLFEEVRARRLGQAADGHDPHEVEAAMLLDPCARLGSDGVYHMGTRLVP, translated from the coding sequence ATGACGACCCGTACCGCCCGCACCACGCTCACTGCCCCCACCGCCGAGGAGGCCTACGTCAGCAGGGATGACCAGTCGGCCTCGGCCACGAGCACCTCCGTAGCCGACCTCCTGGAGGCCGGCGAGCCCTATGTGCTCACCTTCGGCGGCCAGGCCACGCCCTGGCGGGCGACCCTGACGGAGCTGACCGGCACCGACCGTGAGCTGGTCGCCCGGCTGGTGGGGGCCGATGAGGAGGTCTGCCACGTCCTGGCCCCGGTCGCTACCGAGCTGCTGACCATCAGCCCCAGGGGCCTGAGGGTCCTTGACGACGAGGGTGCACCGGTGACGCCTGCGCCCCAGCGCGGCGGGCAGGGTGAGGAGGCGGCGACCTCGGTATCGGGGATCCTGCTGGCCCAGCACGCGGCGCTGCTGACCCTGCCCGGTGCCGGGATCGACGTGACGGGGCGGCACCGGCCAGTGGCCGCCGTCGGCCACTCCCAGGGAGTGCTCGGCGTGGCGCTGCTGACGGCCCTGACCGGGCAGCGTGAGAGCGAGGTCACCGAGGTCCATGCGCTGGCGCGCCTCATCGGCGCCGCGGCGACGCGCGCCACGCGCCGCCAGGGCCTGGGCCCCGTGGGTGAGGCGACGCCGATGCTGTCCGTGCGTGGGGTCACCCGGTCGGTCCTGGAGGAGGTCCTGGGACAGGTCCCGGGGCACGAGGGCCTGACCCTCGCGGTCGTCAACGGTCGCGCGGCGCATATCGTCTCTGGCCGTCCGGACACGCTCCTCCTCCTGGTCTCCGCCCTGGAGACGGCCGCGGCACGCAGCGCGCAGGCTCGCAGGCAGCGGCGGGCGGGCGGGGCGGTCCTCGCACCCGTGACGGAGTTCCTGGCGACCACGGTCCCCTTCCACAGCCCCTTCCTGGCAGCCGCGGTGGACGACGTCGTCACCTGGGCGGGTGCTTGCGGCCTGGACACCGCTGTGGCACGGGACCTGGCCACGGCCGTGCTCACCGACACGGTCGACTGGCCGCAGGTCCTGCGCCAGGCGCTGGGGACGACGACGGCGCTGGGCCTGCGTCCCCGCCTGGTCATGGACCTGGGACCGGGCAGCGTCCTGGCCCGCATCACCTCGCTCGCAGCCGCGGGTACCGGCGTGCGCGTCGTGCCAGCCGGCACGGCGCGCGACCTGGACAGCCTCGACCAGGAGGGTGCCTGCCCGCCGGCGACGGTGGACCGCTCGCGCTATGCCCCGCGCCTGACGCGTCTGCCCGACGGACGCCTCACGCTGGACACGGCCTTCACACGCCTGACAGGACGTTCAGCCGTCCTCCTGGCCGGGATGACACCGACCACGGTCGACCCGCAGATCGTGGCGGCTGCCGCCAACGCGGGCTACTGGGCCGAGCTGGCCGGAGGCGGCCAGACCACCCCGGCGGTGCTGGCCGCCAACCTTGAAGGCCTTAAGGAGCAGCTCGAGCCCGGCCGCACAGCCGCCTTCAACGCGATGTTCATGGACCGCTACCTGTGGAACCTGCACCTGGGCTCCCAGCGCCTGCTGTCCAAGGCACGCGCGGCAGGAGCGCCGGTGGACGGCGTCGTCGTCTCCGCCGGCGTGCCCGAGCTCGACGAGGCGACGGCGCTGCTGGAGCGCCTGCGCGAGGAGGGCTTTACCTACGTGGCCTTCAAGCCGGGCACCGTGGAGCAGATCCGCTCGGTGCTCGCCATCGCCGAGGCTGCGGCGCCGACACCGGTCATCATGCAGGTCGAGGACGGGCACGCCGGGGGACACCACTCCTGGGAGGACCTCGACACCATGCTGCTGGCCACCTACGACGACATCCGCACCCACGACAACGTCGTGCTCTGCGTGGGCGGCGGGATCGGCACGCCTGAGCGGGCTGCTGACTACCTCACCGGGCAGTGGGCCCTGGCCTATGACACGGCCCCGGCACCTGTGGACGGGGTCATGGTCGGCACAGCCGCCATGACGGCGCGTGAGGCCCGCACGAACCCCGACGTCAAGCAGCTGCTCGTGGACACTCCCGGCACCACCGTGCGTGCTCCGGGATCCAGCGGGGCCGACGGCGGCTGGGTCGCCTCCGGCGCGAGCCTGGGCGGGATGACGTCAGGACTGTCCCACCTGCGGGCGGACCTGTACGAGATCGACAACTCCTCAGCGGCTGCCTCCAGGCTCATCCAGCAGCTGGCCGGTGACGAGGCGGCGATGACCGAGCGGCGCGAGGAGCTGGTCCAGGCCCTGGCCCGCACCGCCAAGCCCTACTTCGGTGACGTGGAGAAGATGACCTACCTGGACTGGGCGGCTCGGTACGCCGAGCTGTGCGTGGCCCCGCACCCTGACCGCCCGGCCAGCGAGCAGGACTGGAACGACGAGGGCTGGTACGACCGCTTCCTCGACCTGCTGCACCGTGTCGAGGCACGTCTGGCCCCTGCCGACCACGGACCGGTGGACACGCTCTTCGCCACCGCCAGCGACGTCGTGGACTGCGACGCCGCCCTGGCCGCCCTGGAGCAGCGCTACCCGCAGGCCGCTACCACCGTGGTCAGTCCCGTTGACGCCGCCTGGTTCCCCGGGCTGTGCCGCAAGCACCCCAAGCCTGTGCCCTTCGTGCCGGTGCTCGACGCCGACATCCTGCGCTGGTGGGGGACAGACTCCCTGTGGCAGTCGCAGGACCCGCGCTACAGCGCCGACCAGGTGCGCATCATCCCCGGCCCGGTGTCGGTGGCCGGGATCACGAGCGTGGACGAGCCAGTCAGCCAGATCCTGGGGCGCTTCGAGCAGGCTGCCGTCCAGGTGCTCCAGGACCGGGGTGTCGAGGCCAGGTCGGCGGCCGCCCGGCTGGGCGAGGGCGTGGGCGAGCAGGCGCGGCCGGTCGCTGACGCCGCTGCGCTGGTCCGTCACTCGCCCCACGTCCTGTGGAGCGGGCACCTGACCGTCAACCCCGCACAGGTGCTGGAGGAGGGCACGTACACCGTCGTCAGCCGCCCCGACGTGGCGCAGGACGCCTACGACCTCGACATCCGCCTGGACACGCACTGGGACGACGTCCCAGGTGGCCAGGACGTGCACGCCGTGCGGCACCTCGTGGTCCCGCTGCGGCTGGCCGCCGCCTGGGACGGTGCCGCACCGCTGGTGGACCCCACCCGGATCTCACAGACGATGAACGCCCTCCTGCGGGCCACAGCAGGGGTGGGATCCACGTCCGCCTCCGGCGACCGGGTCACCGCGCTGCCTGCCGTCCAGGCGGCACGTCCCGGTGCTCGTGACGCCCGCGGCGAGGAGGTGACCCAGCCCTTCGGCGTGGTGGCGGACACCTTCACCCTGTCCGCGACCCTCGGGACCGACCACGCCGCCGTCACCGGCCAGGCCCTGTCCACCGGTAAGGACCAGGGGCTGCGACCGGCCCCGCTCGTGCCCGACACGCTGCTGGGGCCGTGCTGGCCGGTGGTCTACGCCGCGCTGGGCAGCGTGGTGGAGGACGGGACGCCGCTCATCGAGGGGCTGCTCGGGGCGGTCCACCTGGACCACACCATCGACCTGCGTCGCAGCCTGGAGGACCTGGCCGCCTGGGCCGCTCCCGGCTCGCGCGTAGCCGTCACCGGCTGGGTCGCGGCCCTGGAGGAGTCCAGCGCCGGAAGGGTCGTGGACGTGCGGCTGGAGCTGCGACAGGCCGCTACTGACGGTGGGCAGGGGGCCGACCAGGACAACGGCACGGCGTCCCCGGGCAGGCAGGGCGAGGTCATCGCCCTGATGCGCGAGCGCTTCGCCATCCGGGGCCGTGCGCACGGCACCTCGGCTCCCAGCCAACCTGCCCCCGCCGGCGGCACGGGCCGGCGCACGGCGCGCTGCGCCCGGCGCCTGCTGCGACGGGTCACGGTCCAGGCCCCGTCTGACATGACGGCCTTCGCACGTGTGAGCGGGGACTACAACCCGATCCACACCAGCTACCACGCTGCTCGTGTGGCCGGGATGCAGGCGCCTCTGGTCCACGGGATGTGGCTGTCGGCCACCGCGCAGCACGCGGTCGCGGCCACTGACGTCACTGGCAGCGGCTTCGTCCTGGAGGGGTGGACCTACGTCATGCTCGGCACGGTCGACCTGGAGGACGAGGTCGAGATCAGCGTGGAGCGTACCGGCCTCGTGGTCGGGGGCGGCTACGTCCTGGAGGTCACCTGCAGGGTCGACGGCGACGTCGTCTCGCGGGGTACCGCCGTGACCGCGCCTGAGCCCACCGCCTACCTCTACCCGGGCCAGGGCGTCCAGACGGCCGGCATGGGGCTGGAGGAGATGAACAGCTCTCGCGCGGCCCGTCAGGTGTGGGAGCGGGCTGACGCCTTCACACGCTCCGAGCTGGGGTTCTCGGTTATTGCCCTGGTGCGGGACAATCCGGTGGAGATGACTGCGCGAGGCGTGACCTACCGCCACCCGGAGGGACTGCTCAACCTCACCCAGTTCACGCAGGTCGCCCTGGCGACGGTGGCGATGGCCTCCACGGCCCGCCTGGCCGAGGCCGGTGCCCTGGTCGAGGACGCGGCCTTCGCAGGCCACTCCCTGGGGGAGTACACGGCTCTGGCCGCCTACGGCCACGTCATGGACGTGGAGACCACGATCGCCATCGTCTTCCAGCGCGGGTCCACGATGCACACGCTCGTCGAGCGTGACGCCCAGGGCCGCTCCGGCTACCGCATGGGTGCCCTGCGTCCCGACCAGGCCGGTGTCACCGCCGGCCAGGTCAAGGACTACGTCGCCTCCGTCGCCGCCAGCAGCGGTGAGTTCCTGCAGGTCGTCAACGAGAACCTGGCTGGTGCCCAGTACGCGGTGGCCGGCACGGTCGCGGGCCTTGAGGCCCTGGCGGCGGACAGCCGTGCCCGGGCCGAGGCACGCGGGGGCAGGAACCCCTTCATGCTCGTGCCCGGCATCGACGTCCCCTTCCACTCCGAGGTCCTGCGCCCGGGAGTACCCGCCTTCCGGCGTCGGCTCCTGGAGCTCGTTCCGCACGACCTGGACTACGAGCGCCTGGTGGGACGCTACGTGCCCAACCTCGTGGCGCGCGCCTTCGAGCTGAGCCGGGACTTTGTCCGCTGCCTGCTCCAGGTCGTCCCCTCCCAGCCGGCGCGGGAGGTGCTGGAGCACTGGCAGGACTGGCAGGAGCGTCCCCGTGAGCTGGCCCGGCTGCTCCTGGTCGAGCTCCTCGCCTGGCAGTTCGCCTCACCGGTGCGCTGGATCGAGACCCAGGACCTGCTCCTGCGCTCGCGTGCTCAGGGTGGCCTGGGCAGGCGCCACCTGGTGGAGGTGGGGCTGGCGGCCTCACCGACCCTGGCCAACCTCGCCTCGCGCACGCTCCTGCTGCCCGAGCACGCCGGACGCCACGTCACGGTCCACAACGTCCGCCGCGACGAGGCCCGGGTGCTGGCGACTGACACCGATCCCGCCGTCAGTGTGGAGGAGACGACCGCACCGGGTGACAGCGCGCCGACCCCGCAGGCCGAGGCCCACGAGGCCGCACCCGCGCCGGCCAGCGCGCCGGTGCCCCAGGACAGGGCGGCTGAGCCACCCGCTGCGCCCACCGATCCCGCCGGACACGCCGTGTCCGGGGCGGGCGTGGCCGACCTGTCCTTCGGTGCGGCTGACGCGCTGACCGTCCTGCTGGCCCACTCCGCCCGGATCGCCCCTGAGCAGATCGGGGCTACCGACACCACCGAGACCCTGACCAACGGCGTCTCCTCACGCCGCAACCAGCTGCTCATGGACATGGGCGCCGAGCTGGAGCTGGCATCGATCGACGGCGCCGCGGACGCGGACATGCCGACCCTGAGCCAGATCGTGTCCAAGGGAGCCCCCGGGTACAAGGCCTTCGGCCCGGTGCTCACCGAGGCCGTACGCTCCAGCCTCGGACGGCTCATGGGGCCGTGCGGACGGCGCGCCTCCTACGTGGGTGAGCGGCTGCGGACGGTCTGGGGCCTGGGCGAGGGCTGGACGGCGCACACCAGCGCGGCCCTCATGCTCGGCACCCGCGAGGGCGTGTCCGTGCGTGGGGGAGAGCTGGCCAGCCTGGGCACCTCGGGCCCGGCGGCCTCGTCGTCCGAGGTCGACGCGCTCATCGACGCTGCTGTCCAGCAGGTGGCCGGCGTCCGCGGGATCAGCGTGGCCAGGGTGAGCTCCTCCGCCTCTGCCGGCTCCGTCGTCGACTCAGCCGCCCTGGACGCCTTCGCCGCCACGGTCACCGGTGAGGACGGCGTGCTCGCCACCACCGCGCGCACGGTGCTCGCGGCCCTGGGACTGAGCGAGCCGGTGCAGGTCGACGACGCCGCGGCCGATGAGGCCGAGGCCACCCGTGCCCTCGTGGCGGCGGTGGACGCCGAGCTCGGGCCGGGATGGCTGAGCTCGGTGACCCCGGCCTTCGACGCCCGCCGGGCGGTTCTCATCGACGACTGGTGGGCCAGCGCCCGAGAGGAGCTGGCACGCCTGGGAGGCGGCGAGACCTCCGTGGAAGAGGCCCGTGACCGCCTGGCGCCGGAGCGCTTCTCCGGTCTGGGACCAGCCGTGGCCGAGCAGGCGGCGTGGTGGCGGGAGCAGGCCAGGCAGGCTGGCGACGGCGAGCGTGCCGAGCTCCTGGAGGCTGTCGCCCGCGCGGCTTGTGAGGCTCCTGAGGAGAAGAAGGCCTGGGCGCACGAGGTCGCTGTCGTCACCGGGGTCGCACCGGGCTCGATCGCGGCGGCCGTGGTCGCAGGGCTGCTGGCCGGGGGAGCGTGCGTCGTCGCGACCGCCTCGCACCTGAGCCACGAGCGCCTGGCCTTCGCCCGCCAGCTCTACCGCGATCACGCCGTGGCCGGTGCGAGGCTGTGGATGGTCCCTGCGAACCTGGCCTCCTACCGGGACGTGGACGCCCTGGCCCACTGGATCGGGCACGAGCAGGTCGTCACCTCGGGCGGCTCCTCGACCGTGGTCAAGCAGGCTCTGGTTCCCACCCTGCTCCTGCCCTTCGCAGCCCCGCGCGTGAGCGGCACGCTGGCCGACGCCGGTCCGGCGGCCGAGTCGCAGACCCGTGTGCTGCTGTGGAGCCTGGAGCGCCAGATCGCCGCTCTCTCGGCGATCGGCGCGGACACCCACGTCAGCTCCCGCCTCCACGTCGTCCTGCCGGGCTCGCCCAACCGCGGCACCTTCGGTGGCGACGGCGCCTACGGAGAGGCCAAGTCCGCCCTGGACGCCGTGGTGAACCGCTGGAGGACGGAGAAGGCGTGGTCAGGACGGGTCACCCTGGCCCACCCCCGGATCGGGTGGGTACGCGGCACCGGCCTCATGGGAGGCAACGACCCGCTCGTCGAGGCCGTGGAGGCCGCAGGCGTGCGTACCTGGTCCACCGACGAGATCGCCCACGAGCTGCTCGCCCTGTGCACGCCTCGCGTGTGTGAGCAGGCGGGGCTCGAGCCGGTCGAGGCTGACCTGACCGGAGGCCTGGGGGACGGGGTCGACCTCGTGGCCCTGCGTGAGCAGGCCGTCGTCACGACGGCGCAGGCCGCGGCCGGGACCTCGGCGCCGGTGACGGTGCCCGCCCTGCCCACCCTGGCCGTCCCCGTCCAGCCCACGGCGCCCCAGTGGGGCGAGGTCAGGGCGAGCCTGGAGGACATGGTCGTCATCGTCTCCACCGGGGAGGTCTCGACCTGGGGCACCTCACGCACGCGTCGCGAGGCCGAGCTGGGGATGGGTGGCGAGGACGACGTCGAGCTCACGGCCGCAGGGGTCCTTGAGCTGGCCTGGGGGATGGGGCTGCTGACCTACCAGGACTCGCCCAGGGCCGGCTGGTACGACGCCGAGGGCGAGATCGTGCCCGAGGAGGAGGTGTACGAGCGCTACAGGGACGAGGTCGTGGCCCGCTGCGGTATCCGCGAGCTCGTCGACGACGGCCTCGTCGCGCCCGACACCGAGATCGACGCCACCGTCTACCTCGACCGCGACATCACCCTCACGGTCGCCGACGAGGCCACGGCCCGCTCGGTCCAGGCGGCGGACCCCGCTCACACGCGGGTGGCGCCCCAGGAGGGCACGGGGGAGTGGACGGTGACCTGCCTGGCTGGGTGCCTCGCCCGGGTCCCGCGCCGTGCCACGCTCTCGCGCAGGGTGGGAGGGCAGGTGCCCGAGGGCTTCGACCCCTCGCGCTGGGGGATCCCCGCGACCATGGTCGAGGGGATGGACCCCGTTGCCGCATGGAACCTGGTGACGGCGGTCGAGGCCTTCCTGTCCGCCGGCTTCAGCCCGGCCGAGCTGCTGCAGGCGGTCCACCCCAGCGACGTCGCCTCCACCCAGGGCACGGGCTTTGGCGGCATGGAGTCCATGCGCAAGATGTTCGTCGGCCGACTGCTGGACGAGGACCGTCCCTCCGACATCCTCCAGGAGGCCCTGCCCAACGTCGTCGCCGCCCACGTCATGCAGTCCTACGTCGGCGGCTACGGCTCCATGGTCCAGCCCGTCTCAGCCTGCGCCACGGCAGCGGTGTCGATCGAGGAGGCCTGGGACAAGATCGCGCTGGGCAAGGCCGAGGTCGTCGTGGCCGGTGCCATCGACGACATCTCGGTGGAGTCCGTGGTGGGCTTCGGTGACATGAACGCCACCGCGCAGACGGAGGCTATGTACGCCCAGGGCATCAGCGCACGCCACTTCTCCCGGGCCAACGACCGCCGTCGTGGAGGCTTCGTGGAGGCGGAGGGCGGCGGTACGGTCATCCTGGCGCGTGCCACCGTGGCGGTCGAGCTGGGGCTGCCGGTGGCCGGAGTCGTCGGCTTCGCCTCCTCCTACGCCGACGGCGCCCACACCTCGATCCCTGCCCCCGGGCTGGGGGCCCTGGCAGCGGGCCGGGGCGGGAAGGGCTCGCGCCTGGCCCGGGCCCTGGCGGACCTCGGGGTCGAGGCTGACGACATCGCCGTGGTCTCCAAGCACGACACCTCGACCAAGGCCAACGACCCCAACGAGTCCGAGCTGCACACACGGCTGGCCCGGGCCCTGGGACGTACTCCTGGCAACCCGCTGGTCGCCGTGTCCCAGAAGTCCGTGACCGGCCACGCCAAGGGCGGGGCGGCCCTGTTCCAGGTGACCGGGCTCACCGAGGTGCTGGCCACCGGGGTGGCCCCGGGCAACGCCAGCCTGGACGTGGTGGACCCGGCGATGGAGGCTGACGCCTTCTGGGTGTGGCCGCGTACGCCGATGAGGCTGTCGGGACGGGGCGGCGTGGTCCGTGCCGGGCTGGTGACCTCCCTGGGCTTCGGACACGTCTCGGGGCTCATCGCCCTGGTCCACCCCGGTGCCTTCGAGGCGGCGCTGCGCCAGCGCGGCGGGCAGGGCGCGGTGCAGGAGTGGCTGGACCGCGCCAACGCGCGTCTGGCCGCCGGTGCCAGACGGAGGCTGGCCGGCATGATCGGTCGCGTGCCACTGTTCGAGGAGGTTCGCGCACGCCGTCTGGGACAGGCGGCGGACGGGCACGACCCGCACGAGGTCGAGGCGGCCATGCTGCTGGACCCCTGCGCACGGCTGGGATCCGACGGCGTGTACCACATGGGTACTAGGCTGGTGCCATGA
- a CDS encoding acyl-CoA carboxylase subunit beta, giving the protein MSTSTTMMSQAPGTQAFRAGSARAAAAAEERAAQRQHPKGKQTARERVAALLDPSSFLEIGRYAGSGGGEAARPCGVITGFGTVDGRQVAVYAQDFSVSGGALGEVEGDKIVRLLDDALRLRIPVIGLIDSGGARIQEGVGALRQYGRIFNRTCAASGLVPQISVILGPCAGGAVYCPALTDYIIATREASHMFVTGPDVVRASTGEQISAEELGGADIHGSVSGVVHYVAQDEADALAQVRTVLAYLPSSSEREAPRYEYDDDARAADEAAAATVGDLVPASTRQPYDVTAVVQAVVDHGELVQVQEDFAGNVVVGFACVEGRPVGVVANQPMVDAGTLDVDASEKLARFVRCCDAFGLPVVTFVDVPGYRPGAEQEHAGIIRRGAKVINAYATATVPLVTIVLRKAYGGAYIVMGSKAIGADMNFCWPGAEIAVLGAQGAVGIIHRRQLAQVRDSEGDQAAAAMHERLVAQYTHDVINPDKAVALGEIDAVIAPEETRTVIAEALAALATKRVAGPAGGKKHDNGPL; this is encoded by the coding sequence ATGAGCACGTCCACGACCATGATGAGCCAGGCACCTGGAACCCAGGCCTTCCGCGCCGGCTCAGCGCGTGCGGCCGCGGCCGCCGAGGAACGAGCGGCCCAGCGCCAGCACCCCAAGGGCAAGCAGACGGCCCGGGAGCGCGTGGCCGCCTTGCTCGACCCCTCCAGCTTCCTGGAGATCGGGCGCTACGCAGGATCGGGTGGCGGTGAGGCGGCCCGCCCCTGCGGCGTCATCACGGGCTTCGGCACCGTCGACGGCCGCCAGGTGGCGGTCTACGCCCAGGACTTCTCCGTCTCCGGCGGCGCCCTGGGGGAGGTCGAGGGTGACAAGATCGTGCGCCTGCTGGATGACGCCCTGCGCCTGCGGATCCCGGTCATCGGCCTCATCGACTCCGGGGGCGCCAGGATCCAGGAGGGTGTGGGAGCGCTGCGCCAGTACGGGCGCATCTTCAACCGCACCTGCGCCGCCTCGGGCCTGGTGCCCCAGATCAGCGTCATCCTGGGTCCTTGCGCCGGCGGCGCCGTGTACTGCCCGGCCCTGACGGACTACATCATCGCCACGCGCGAGGCCTCCCACATGTTCGTTACGGGGCCCGATGTCGTGCGCGCCTCCACGGGTGAGCAGATCAGCGCCGAGGAGCTGGGAGGAGCGGACATCCACGGCTCGGTGTCCGGCGTCGTCCACTACGTGGCCCAGGACGAGGCTGACGCCCTGGCACAGGTGCGCACGGTGCTGGCCTACCTTCCTTCCTCCTCCGAGCGTGAGGCACCACGCTACGAGTACGACGACGACGCCCGCGCCGCCGACGAGGCCGCGGCGGCTACGGTCGGTGACCTCGTGCCAGCCTCGACCCGTCAGCCCTACGACGTCACCGCCGTCGTGCAGGCCGTGGTCGACCACGGCGAGCTGGTGCAGGTCCAGGAGGACTTTGCCGGCAACGTCGTCGTCGGGTTCGCCTGTGTCGAGGGGCGTCCGGTGGGCGTCGTGGCGAACCAGCCGATGGTGGACGCCGGGACGCTGGACGTGGACGCCTCGGAGAAGCTGGCACGCTTCGTCCGCTGCTGCGACGCCTTCGGCCTGCCCGTGGTCACCTTCGTCGACGTACCCGGCTACCGCCCAGGAGCCGAGCAGGAGCACGCCGGCATCATCCGGCGAGGGGCGAAGGTGATCAACGCCTACGCCACCGCCACGGTCCCCCTGGTCACGATCGTCCTGCGCAAGGCCTACGGCGGTGCCTACATCGTCATGGGCTCCAAGGCGATCGGCGCGGACATGAACTTCTGCTGGCCCGGGGCGGAGATCGCGGTGCTGGGTGCCCAGGGCGCGGTCGGCATCATCCACCGCCGCCAGCTGGCGCAGGTACGCGACAGTGAGGGGGACCAGGCCGCGGCCGCGATGCACGAGCGCCTCGTGGCTCAGTACACCCACGACGTCATCAACCCGGACAAGGCCGTGGCCCTGGGGGAGATCGACGCCGTCATCGCCCCGGAGGAGACCCGCACCGTCATTGCTGAGGCCCTGGCAGCGCTGGCGACCAAGCGCGTGGCCGGCCCTGCCGGCGGCAAGAAGCACGACAACGGACCGCTGTAG